A region of Halosolutus amylolyticus DNA encodes the following proteins:
- the glp gene encoding gephyrin-like molybdotransferase Glp, protein MEGADRERTEAGFKVRTPVDEARRILRDAVVPDGDSEGPRTGTETVEIERADGRTLAQSITAARNVPHYERAAMDGYAVRASDTFGASDRSPEVLRIADGIGQDAAVAPGTAARVHTGSALPEGADAVVMIEHVDEFDAMGELEVADAVAEGENVAPVGEDVEEGAVLYEPGHRLRPSDLGLLRSAGYARVDVAQRPTVGVVPTGEELVAADPDPGEVIETNGLTVSRLAERWGARATYRDVVTDDPESLRVAIQRDLTKDVVVTTGGSSVGERDLIPEVIDDLGEVIVHGVGLKPGHPVCLGVVEDTPVLALPGYPVACIVNAVQFLRPTLRWLEGTTPDPHPRVQAELDRKIPSEPGTRTFARVRLEERDADEGPEFRAIPTRASGSGVLSSVALADGWVVVDDDREGIPAGETVAVENWEVNP, encoded by the coding sequence ATGGAAGGTGCCGATCGGGAGCGCACGGAGGCCGGGTTCAAAGTACGGACTCCCGTCGACGAGGCGCGGCGGATACTCAGGGACGCCGTCGTCCCCGACGGTGATAGCGAGGGCCCGCGGACGGGAACCGAGACCGTCGAGATCGAGCGCGCCGACGGGCGGACCCTCGCCCAGTCGATCACCGCCGCGCGGAACGTGCCCCACTACGAGCGGGCGGCGATGGACGGCTACGCGGTCCGGGCGAGCGACACCTTCGGCGCGAGCGATCGATCGCCGGAGGTTCTCCGGATCGCGGACGGGATCGGTCAGGATGCCGCCGTCGCGCCCGGAACGGCGGCGCGGGTCCACACCGGGAGCGCGCTCCCCGAGGGAGCCGACGCCGTCGTGATGATCGAACACGTCGACGAGTTCGACGCGATGGGTGAACTCGAGGTCGCGGACGCCGTCGCGGAGGGCGAGAACGTCGCCCCGGTCGGGGAAGACGTCGAGGAGGGAGCGGTGCTGTACGAACCGGGACACCGGCTTCGGCCCTCCGATCTCGGCCTGCTCCGATCGGCGGGCTACGCGCGGGTCGACGTCGCGCAGCGGCCGACCGTCGGCGTGGTGCCGACGGGCGAGGAACTCGTCGCGGCCGATCCCGACCCGGGCGAGGTGATCGAGACGAACGGCCTCACCGTCTCCAGGCTGGCCGAGCGCTGGGGGGCGCGGGCGACCTACCGCGACGTGGTCACCGACGACCCCGAGTCGCTCCGGGTCGCCATCCAGCGCGACCTGACGAAAGACGTCGTCGTCACGACCGGCGGCTCCTCCGTCGGCGAGCGCGACCTCATTCCGGAGGTGATCGACGACCTGGGGGAGGTGATCGTCCACGGCGTCGGTCTCAAACCCGGCCACCCCGTCTGTCTGGGCGTCGTCGAGGACACGCCGGTCCTCGCGCTCCCGGGCTACCCCGTCGCCTGTATCGTCAACGCCGTCCAGTTCCTCCGGCCGACCCTGCGCTGGCTCGAGGGGACGACACCCGATCCACACCCGCGCGTGCAGGCGGAACTCGATCGCAAGATCCCGAGCGAGCCAGGGACCCGGACGTTCGCACGAGTCCGCCTGGAGGAACGGGACGCCGACGAGGGCCCCGAGTTCAGGGCGATCCCGACACGAGCGAGCGGCTCCGGCGTCCTCTCGAGCGTCGCCCTGGCCGACGGCTGGGTCGTCGTCGACGACGATCGGGAGGGCATCCCGGCCGGCGAGACGGTCGCCGTCGAGAACTGGGAAGTGAATCCGTAG
- a CDS encoding alpha/beta fold hydrolase encodes MPYRRCNGADLYYEDAGDGTPIVFLHGVMASHRFFEPQLTALSSDYRTIALDFRGHGRSEKTELGHTVAQYARDLHAFTDQCDLEDVVLVGWSMGALVSWDYVDQFGTEGVRGLVDVDMEATRFRWDDYEYGLTDLDGLETTLRLAQQDRTSLIERLTEQVFADPPSAETRALVFDELSRTPPSIKSAILFDALTRDYRDVLPEIDVPLLACAGADEKRGTVDSIEHVATLVPDGRFERFDDSGHCPTIEEPERFNRVVSRFVDSL; translated from the coding sequence ATGCCGTACAGGCGATGCAACGGGGCGGATCTCTACTACGAAGACGCCGGGGACGGGACACCGATCGTCTTCTTGCACGGCGTTATGGCGAGTCACAGGTTCTTCGAGCCCCAGTTGACGGCGCTCTCGTCCGACTATCGAACGATCGCCCTCGATTTCAGGGGTCACGGCCGATCGGAGAAGACGGAGCTGGGACACACGGTCGCGCAGTACGCCCGCGATCTGCACGCCTTTACGGACCAGTGCGACCTCGAGGACGTCGTCCTGGTCGGGTGGTCGATGGGTGCGCTCGTCTCGTGGGACTACGTCGATCAGTTCGGTACCGAGGGGGTTCGAGGGCTGGTGGACGTCGACATGGAAGCCACCCGATTCCGATGGGACGACTACGAATACGGGCTCACCGATCTGGACGGACTCGAAACGACGCTGAGGCTGGCTCAACAGGATCGGACGAGTCTCATCGAACGTCTCACGGAGCAGGTCTTCGCGGACCCGCCCTCGGCCGAGACGAGAGCCCTGGTGTTCGACGAACTCTCACGGACGCCACCGTCGATCAAGAGCGCGATCCTCTTCGATGCGCTCACCCGCGATTACCGGGACGTGCTCCCCGAAATCGACGTCCCGTTGCTGGCGTGTGCCGGTGCGGACGAGAAACGAGGGACCGTCGACTCGATCGAACACGTCGCAACGCTCGTCCCGGACGGGCGGTTCGAACGCTTCGACGACAGCGGACACTGCCCGACGATCGAAGAGCCCGAGCGATTCAATCGGGTCGTGAGCCGGTTTGTCGATTCGCTGTGA
- a CDS encoding serine hydrolase domain-containing protein, whose translation MSRLADRDRERIAALFDRQLELGLHHGAQLAVYVDGEAVLDLAGGVTGPDGEETTRTQRHVLFSSTKPYAAVTLHTLVDEGELSYDDRVVDHWPEFADSGTEKAEITVRQVLSHTAGLTQGEIDERPDLWDDWDACVERIEAMEPVFSPGERPAYHPLTFGWLVGELVRRVAGTPIEDAARERVFEPLGMDDTGIGLRDDEDDDVATLVAFEAFDRCRDPGEGLGDHTEVAAPFNTEAVHRSVIPAATGLGTARDMARFYACLANGGELDGTRLLSAETVAEMTALEAETDADGTLGRPGRFALGFWKGGTTADPYGSLTPEYVFGHAGLGSSVGWADPEANVGFSYVTNGVREGSYEHVARVRQLADAVRVALQ comes from the coding sequence ATGTCACGACTCGCCGACCGCGATCGGGAGCGGATCGCCGCCCTGTTCGATCGCCAACTCGAACTCGGACTCCACCACGGCGCACAACTGGCCGTCTACGTCGACGGCGAGGCGGTACTCGACCTGGCCGGCGGCGTGACGGGGCCCGACGGCGAGGAGACGACGAGGACGCAGCGACACGTCCTCTTCTCCTCGACGAAACCCTACGCGGCCGTCACGCTACACACCCTCGTCGACGAGGGCGAACTGTCGTACGACGATCGCGTTGTCGATCACTGGCCCGAGTTCGCCGATTCGGGGACGGAGAAGGCCGAGATCACGGTGCGGCAGGTGCTCAGCCACACCGCCGGACTCACGCAGGGCGAGATCGACGAGCGCCCCGATCTCTGGGACGACTGGGACGCCTGCGTCGAGCGGATCGAGGCGATGGAGCCAGTATTCTCGCCGGGCGAGCGGCCGGCGTACCACCCGCTCACGTTCGGCTGGCTGGTCGGGGAACTCGTGCGCCGGGTAGCGGGGACGCCGATCGAGGACGCCGCACGGGAGCGCGTCTTCGAGCCGCTGGGGATGGACGACACCGGGATCGGCCTTCGCGACGACGAGGACGACGACGTGGCCACCCTCGTCGCCTTCGAGGCGTTCGATCGCTGTCGCGACCCCGGAGAGGGACTCGGCGACCACACCGAAGTTGCGGCCCCGTTCAACACCGAAGCGGTCCACCGGTCCGTCATCCCCGCCGCGACTGGTCTCGGGACCGCTCGCGACATGGCTCGGTTCTACGCCTGTCTCGCGAACGGCGGCGAACTCGACGGGACCCGGCTCCTCTCGGCCGAGACCGTCGCGGAGATGACGGCACTCGAGGCCGAGACGGACGCGGACGGTACGCTCGGCCGCCCGGGGCGGTTCGCGCTCGGCTTCTGGAAGGGCGGCACGACGGCCGACCCCTACGGCTCGCTCACCCCCGAGTACGTGTTCGGCCACGCCGGCCTCGGGAGCAGCGTCGGCTGGGCCGACCCCGAGGCGAACGTGGGCTTCTCGTACGTGACCAACGGCGTGCGAGAGGGATCGTACGAGCACGTCGCCCGCGTGCGACAGCTGGCGGACGCGGTTCGGGTGGCGCTCCAGTGA